AATCATGTACACCGCGCTCACGATGAAATATCCGGGAATACGGGAAAATACGGAAGCGTCTACAACGCGCAGACCTTGTGTGCCATGGACGCGGAAGCGGTTATCAAGAACGGCCATAGGATCGCTTGCCGGGCCAATCTTGTTGGTGCATGAAGCATGATGTCCCCACGCTTCATGCTGTACGAACTCCGCAATCTGCTGCTCTGAGTTGACGGCTGCACCGGGCCACTCCTCTGTCATACCGACAAGTTTCCGGATCTCCTCGTTAATCTCCCGCACAAACTGCACACCCTTCACGACGGCTTGCAGATCTTCCTGCTTTGTATCGTTTCCTTCACCGAAGTAGCGGAAGTTGATCTCTGGAACATCACGCGGATCCGCGCTGCGCAGCTTCACATAGCCGGCGGTATTCCTGGTATGCGCTTTCAACACGGCCCAGGTGAAGCGATTCTGGTATTGCCTGAGTGCATTTGAGTAGCCCGGGACATATCCTTCGAAGGACGACGGCAGGCCAAAGATAAACAGGTCAGGATCGGGCTTGTCTGGCGTGGAGCGCTTCGTGATCGCGATCGCCGCGCCATTCGACGTATAAACCCCTGTGCCCTTGCTCCAGGCTTGAAAAGCCTCGTCCCCTTGTTCGCCATCGACCGGCGCCTTGAACGAGGCTCCATGCAGCAGGGCGAACGGCTTCTCCATCTGGGAGACAATTCCAACTTCGTAGCGGTCCTGGAGGTTTTGTCCCACCCCGGGCAGATGCTTCACGACACCGATACTCAAGTCGCGAAGCTCATTCTCATTCCCAATGCCCGAAAGCATCAGCAGTTGTGGACTGTTGAATGCACCGCCCGAAAGAATGACTTCATGCCGCGCACGAACAATCCTCGTCTCAGGCTGATCGCCCTGTGCGGTCTCCCGCGATGCCCGATATAAGCCCTTTCCGGCGAGATATTCCACACCAACAGCGCGCGTTCCTTCAAATACGACACGCGAAGCCAGGGCGTTCAACTGGATCTGTAAGCGACCCTGGCTACGGCCGGCTGCATCGAGCAGACGTTCCCGCGTACTATTGCGGCAACCGGACCTCGTCGCCAGCGGCGTCAGTATTACACCTTCACGACTTGTACTTGTGACCGCACGCCAGTCATTTGGATCAAAGAGAGTCTCCAGCGCAAGCCCAACATTGTCGATATGGTTGGCAAGGCCTTTTACCGCCGCCAGCGTTACCAGCTTCAGCAGCTCTTCATCCTTGAAGACCATCTTCGGATTTGCGACCTGCGTGTGCAGCCAACCGCTGAAACCGTGGCGGGAAGGGTTCGATCCTTTGCCCAGCAATATCCCCAGGATCGCCTCCTTCAAGCGCCGAAAGGAAGAGACGTAGTCGCAATGCTCGATCCGTTCGAAATACCGCCTCATGTTCTCAGGCGCCCATGAACTGTCACCGGTCAGTGCCTGCAGGTACTCCCAGTCACTGTTCTGCGGGTAGACGGTGATCATTGCATTATGAGCGGTACAGCCGCCGAGCGTTCCAGCGCGCGGATAAAAGATGCCGTTCTGTTCGGCAACAAACTTCGTATCCTTCTGCTGCATCGCCTGGTCGCCATAGTGACGCACAAAGAAATCCCAGCTCATTGCCGGGTCTTCACTCGCGAAGGGATGAAAACAAGGGATTCGGTAGTTATATCCGCTGTTGTCGCCGCCGGCTTCAAGAACCAGCACCGAATAACCAGCTAATGCTAGGTTGGCCGCGACGGGACCGCCGCCCGCACCGGAGCCTACCACTACAAAGTCAAAGATGTCATCTGCCACTGCAGCCTCGACGCAAACGGGGGAGTCAACTCGGAAGCCTGGGTGCTACGGGGAGAAGAGAAAAAATAAGACGAATGAAACAGACGTATTATAGTCACCTAACAAAAACAGGGAACGCTTCTATCTGTCAAGTGGAATTTCATCATCTCGACCATGACGACCAAACGTGCTCTCAGACTTCACTTCGCGATCGGTGTGCTCTCGACGTTGGCCCTGTTGACAGGCTGCGTGCCCAACCGGATCTATCGTCCCGGCCCGGCAGCAATCGAGACCTCTCCCACAATCGATGGAATCCCTGGAGGATCGCACTTCAAGCTTGCAGCCATCGAATTCGACGACATGGGTGAGGCATGGGAAAAGTGCGCCTCGATGGCCGAGGTCGATAGCTGCCAGTTGTCCCGCACCGTTGACCTTATCCGAACGGAGAAACAACGCGCCGGCGACGTTGTGGTTGTTGTCTTTATCCACGGGTGGAAGAACAACGCCTCGAAACAGAATGAGGAGAAGAAGAACCTGCACGATTTCAAAGTCGTGATGGAGAGACTCTCGCACGCGGAAGCCATGAGTGTCCAAGGCGTCCATCACTCGCCCGCCTACGTCGGCGTGTATATGGCGTGGCGAGGCCAGGTCGTAGCCGGGGATCTCTTCGCAACCTTCTGGAATCGACGGGACGCGGCACTACGGGTGGGCAGCACCGACTTTGCCGAATCGCTTTACCGCATTATGGGTGCAACCAAAGAAAACAGCCCGAACTCCCGCATCGTAATCGTAGGACACTCCTTCGGAGCGCGCGTGCTTGAAACCGCACTCACCAATACGTTCGTGAGCCTGTTGATCCCTCGTCCGGGAAGTGACGATCAGAGCGGACAGCTCTCCCCCGCCGATCTCGTGGTGTACGTCAATCCTGCGACTGATAGCTTTCGCACGAAACAGATGATTGAGCTAATGCAGCGGACGGGCTTCGATGTGGCAAGAGGGCAGACCGCCGGCAAGAGCCCATTGTTTCTTTCGGTCACATCCGTCGGAGACACAGCTACGGGTGTGGCATTTCCATTGGGACAAGGCTTGTCTGCGACAAGCAAGAGCTTCCGCTCCCACTACGAGGGCACACCACAGGCGCCGCCACAGAAAACGTTCTTTACGCATACCCCAGGCCACATTCCTTACCTGTTCAGCCATGAGGTGCACAACGCGTCAGGGCCTTGTATCAGCGAACAGGATATGGTCCGCTTTCACGCGTCGGGAACATGCTTCGAGCTGGCTCCGAGGTCGTCTCGATGGAACAACACCGCTTTCTGGGTAACGACAGTTCCCAAACAAGTCATTCGAGACCATACCGACATCTTCAACGATGGATTCGCAACCATGATTATTGAATTGATGAAGCACTATCAGGTGCTTAACAGTCCCCAGGCAACGACGATGTTGCATCGCCAATAGCTAAGGTCATGCCATCCTAGTGCACCGTCGAGAAGAGGTCATTGATCTTTTGCAGCAGATCATTCCTCTTGAACGGCTTGCTCAGGAATTCCAGTTGCCCCTTGTGAAAGCCCTCACGGGCTTCCTTGTCGTTGGTATAGCCGGAAAGGAAGAGCGTCTTCAGCGCGGGACGTTTCTTTTTGAGCTTCTCCGCAAGCTCTCGGCCTCCCAGGTTCGGCATCACGACATCGGTAAGCAGCAGATCGATCTCTCCATCGTGGGCGGCCGCCACCCTAAGCCCATCGATTCCATCGCATGCTTCCAGCACCGTATATCCCTCGCGTTTCAATACGGCTGCGGTGTAGGCACGAATAGCCGGCTCATCCTCGACAATGAGGACAGTTCTTCTCGTTACCGGCCCGTCTTCGATAGCTGGACTCTCCACCGGTAAAGGGAATGCGTTCTCTCCGGAAGACTTGAGCGCGGGAAAAAGCACGTCGAAGCGAGTTCCCTTACCTACCTTGCTGGATACGGAGATATAACCCTGAGCCTGCTTCACAATGCCATAGACCATGGCAAGGCCGAGACCGGTGCCCTTGCCACTCGATTTGGTAGTAAAGAAGGGTTCGAAGATATTGCGTTGAACTTCCTCGCTGAAACCTATTCCGGTGTCGGAGACGATAAGTTGCGCGTAGGTGCCGGGCTTGAGTCCAGGAGATAGTCGTGCGGCAGCTTCCGATATGCGTGTCAGCCTGGATTCGAGACGAAGTATTCCACCCAAAGGCATCGCATCCCGTGCGTTGGTGGCAAGATTCATCACCACCTGCTCAACCTGTGTGGGGTCCGCGAAGATCTCACTCACCTTCTCTGACAACACAAGATCGATGCGGATGTCTTCTCCAATAATCCGGCGCAGAAGATTGTGTGTCTGGGAGAGCACATCATTCAGACGAATGCGTTCAGCGCGGATAAGCTGGCCTTTTCCGAAAGCCAGGAGCTGCTGCGTCAGTTTCGCCGCGCGGTCGCCTGCATCCAGAATTGCGCCAACCAGCTCACGCTGCGTTGCATCCAGCGGATGCTCTGTGAGCAGAAGCTGCGAATAACCGTTGATGATCGTCAGAAGATTATTGAAATCATGAGCGATGCCGCCGGCCAGCCGGCCCAGGCTTTCAAGCCTTTGGGAGCGATTGAGCTGATCGGTCGCGATGCGAAGCGCATTTTCTGAAAGACGGCGTTGCCTGGCATCACGAAAAGCGAGGACGGCTCCTACGATATGGCCGTCGTCGTCCCTGATGGGAGCCGAC
This genomic window from Terriglobus albidus contains:
- a CDS encoding ATP-binding response regulator → MREHISCTDTAGLPLNVLVVEDEALIAMELRARLSRLGHRVVGVADTGRDAIELARIEKPHLVLMDIHLKGDMSGIEAASAINKDGEVPIIYLTAHSDAATVSRAKQTSPFGYLLKPLDERELLIAIEVATQRSRLEQRLRDGERRYAATLASIGDGVVATDVNGMVTFLNPIAEELTGWTLAEASGVPVEQVLTFIDDVANTVLENPLQRALREGETRYLKGETSLMTRNRQLIPIDDSSAPIRDDDGHIVGAVLAFRDARQRRLSENALRIATDQLNRSQRLESLGRLAGGIAHDFNNLLTIINGYSQLLLTEHPLDATQRELVGAILDAGDRAAKLTQQLLAFGKGQLIRAERIRLNDVLSQTHNLLRRIIGEDIRIDLVLSEKVSEIFADPTQVEQVVMNLATNARDAMPLGGILRLESRLTRISEAAARLSPGLKPGTYAQLIVSDTGIGFSEEVQRNIFEPFFTTKSSGKGTGLGLAMVYGIVKQAQGYISVSSKVGKGTRFDVLFPALKSSGENAFPLPVESPAIEDGPVTRRTVLIVEDEPAIRAYTAAVLKREGYTVLEACDGIDGLRVAAAHDGEIDLLLTDVVMPNLGGRELAEKLKKKRPALKTLFLSGYTNDKEAREGFHKGQLEFLSKPFKRNDLLQKINDLFSTVH
- a CDS encoding GMC family oxidoreductase, with the translated sequence MADDIFDFVVVGSGAGGGPVAANLALAGYSVLVLEAGGDNSGYNYRIPCFHPFASEDPAMSWDFFVRHYGDQAMQQKDTKFVAEQNGIFYPRAGTLGGCTAHNAMITVYPQNSDWEYLQALTGDSSWAPENMRRYFERIEHCDYVSSFRRLKEAILGILLGKGSNPSRHGFSGWLHTQVANPKMVFKDEELLKLVTLAAVKGLANHIDNVGLALETLFDPNDWRAVTSTSREGVILTPLATRSGCRNSTRERLLDAAGRSQGRLQIQLNALASRVVFEGTRAVGVEYLAGKGLYRASRETAQGDQPETRIVRARHEVILSGGAFNSPQLLMLSGIGNENELRDLSIGVVKHLPGVGQNLQDRYEVGIVSQMEKPFALLHGASFKAPVDGEQGDEAFQAWSKGTGVYTSNGAAIAITKRSTPDKPDPDLFIFGLPSSFEGYVPGYSNALRQYQNRFTWAVLKAHTRNTAGYVKLRSADPRDVPEINFRYFGEGNDTKQEDLQAVVKGVQFVREINEEIRKLVGMTEEWPGAAVNSEQQIAEFVQHEAWGHHASCTNKIGPASDPMAVLDNRFRVHGTQGLRVVDASVFSRIPGYFIVSAVYMIAEKASDVILEDAKASQPSGGVSR